In Candidatus Cloacimonadota bacterium, the genomic window GGACGTAAGGAAGAGGAGATTGAGAATGAACGCTCCTGAGTACTTGATGCTCATCCTGGCCTATTTCCTGGGTAGCATCCCAATCGGCTTGCTGGTAGCCAGGATATTCTACCACAGAGACATCCGCAAGGAAGGTAGCGGTAATATCGGCGCAACCAATGCCTTGAGGCAGTTTGGTACAAAGGTGGGTGTTTTTGTACTAATAATGGATATGATGAAAGGGGTTGGAGCAGTACTTTTGGCCCGGCATTTTTGGGGTTTGGCACATCCGCTGGTGTCAGTATGCGGATTATTGGTCATCCTGGGGCATGTGTTCAGTATCTGGCTAAAGTTCAAAGGTGGAAAAGGTGTCGCAACTGCAGCAGGCGTTTTTGCGGCTTTGGCTCCGATGAGTCTGATTATCGCTGTCTTGGTCTTTATTCTGGTGGTTGTCCGCAGCCGTTACGTATCCTTGGGCTCCATTCTGGCAGCAGTAGTGTTTGCCATCTGCACGTACCTGATGGAATTACTTAGTCCAAAACCCGATTGGGGACTGTTAATCCTGACAGCCTTGATCGTTTTGATGATAGTATTTCGTCATATAGAAAATATCAAACGCCTTGTGAAAGGTGAAGAAAACAAAATAAGTTTCAGTAAAAGAGGAAGATCCTGATGTGTGGGATACTTGGTATATTTAGCAATTCCAGTGCGGCTAAGTTGGCAGCCTTGGGGCTTTTCGCGATTCAGCACAGAGGACAGGAAAGCTGTGGTATGGCGGTATCGGATGGCAAAGTGATCCGCCTGCGGAAGAAAATGGGTCTGATAAAGGAAGTGTTTAGCGATGCAGAACTGGCAAAGTTGCCGGGGAATGTGGCTGTTGGACATGTACGATATCCTACCAAAGGCTCTGCCACGGAGTTTAATACACAGCCCCATCTGGTGGAGACTCTGGCTGGTCCCACCTATGCTTTGGCCTCCAACGGAGATCTGGTGAATTATCACTCCATGCGCCGGTATCTGGAAGAACAGAACGTATATTTCAAAAGCGATAACGACGGTGAATTGCTGGTAAAGTACATTGCCTGGCAAGTGATGCGCAAGGGCGAAGGCATCATCGAAGCCATCCGACATCTGATGCGAGACATAAAAGGAGCATATTCCACAGTACTATGTACCAGAGACGCATTATATATGTTCCGCGATCCATATAGTATCCGCCCGATGGTTTGGGGTAAAATGGCGGATAGTACGGTGGTGGTGGCATCCGAAAGCTGTGCGCTGGATGCACTGGGTGTGACCGACCGGCAAGAGATACCCTCCGCTGGAATCGTGAAAGTAAGCAGCGAAGGAATCAGGATTATCGAGAATGATCCCAATCTGTACCGTAATATCTCTCATCCGCAGCATTGCATATTTGAGCACATTTATTTCTCTCGTCCGGATAGCTTCCATTTTGGTGAAGACGTGTACCGGGTAAGAGAAAAGATCGGGGCTGCCCTGGCTGCCAGAGATAAAGACCTGGAAGCAGATTATGTGGTGCCCGTGCCGGACTCATCAAACTTTATCGGATTGGGATACAGTATAGCTAGCAATATTCCACTCTCTTTAGGGTTAATCCGCAACCACTATATCGGAAGAACCTTCATCAAGCCGGAACAAACCATCAGAGATGAAAGCGTTCTCCAGAAGTTCAATCTACTGCCAAACTTCTTCACTGGGAAAAAGATAGTATTGATAGACGATAGCATAGTACGTGGAACCACCATTCGTAAGATTGTGAATCTGATTAAAAATGCCGGTGTTGCGGAGGTTCATCTACGGATTGGTAGTCCTCAAGTGAAGTACAGTTGTTATTACGGCATCGATACCCCTTCTTCGGATGAATTGGTCGCAAATCGATATGATTTGGAGCAGATCCGCCAACGAGTACAGGTGGATAGCCTGAAGTTTGTGGACATAAACGACTTGCTGGCTTGCACACAATCCCCCAAAGATTATTGTCTGGCATGTTTCAACGGAGATTATCCTCTGGGCAAGGGCGAGGAAGAGGAATAAGAAATGGATATTCAAGAGCTTGGCACACGTATAAAGGGTCTTAAAACCATAGTATTGGGAGACATGATGCTGGATTGCTACCTCTGGGGTAAAGTCCAGCGGATATCTCCTGAAGCGCCTGTCCCGGTGATTGAGATTAACCGGGAAGAATACCGCTTGGGTGGAGCAGCAAATGTCGCATTGAACTTGGCATCACTGGGAGCAGAGGTATTTCCCATCGGCTTGATGGGTACCGGATCCAATTCCAGGATTCTAAAGAAACTGTTTAAACAACATGGCTTGAACTCCTCAGGATTGATCCCAGAGAAGGGTAGGAAAACAACTATTAAAACAAGAATCGGAGCAGTGAATCAACAAATTGTGCGCATAGATATTGAAGACAGAATTGATGCTTCACCGGAGAGCAAAGACACAATCTTGCAGCTATTACGAGATAAGCTGGAGCACAGCGATTTGTTGATAATAGAAGACTACAACAAAGGTCTTCTGAACGAGGGACTAATCACCTCCACTCTGCAACTGTGCAAGAAACATAACGTACTAGTAGCAGTAGATCCCAAACAAAAAAACTTTTTCAGTTACTGCAAAGTAGACATATTCAAACCCAATTATGTAGAGCTGCAAAGCAACTTAGGACGGCACTTTGAGAGTGATGAAGAGTTCTTCGAGGGAGCAGCACAAGTGCAAAAAAAACTGGGATGCAAGTATCTGGTGGTGACACATGGGGCCAAAGGAATGTACATCTTCAGTGCCAAATCCCAGATGTTACATTTACCCAGTTGCGCCAGAGAAGTGTATGACGTTTCCGGAGCCGGAGACACTGTGATAAGCGCACTTGGGCTTGCCTTCGCATCCGGGGAGGACATTCTTACCGCAGCACGCTTTGCCAATCACGCGGCTGGAGTAGTATGCGGCAAGATGGGCACAGCCACCGCCAGTATCAAGGAAATATTGGATTATGCCCGGGCTTGAAGACAAGATTCTAAAACTTGAAGAAGCTCTACTCATATGCAGGCAAGAGCGACAGGCCGGAAAGAAGCTTGTGTTTACCAATGGCTGTTTCGATATCTTACATGCTGGCCACGTGAGGTATCTGCGTGAAGCCAAAGCTTTGGGAGACATTCTGATAGTAGGGTTAAACAGCGATGCCTCGGTGAGGAGACTAAAGGGGAACTCACGTCCGGTAAATAACCAAATAGATAGGGCGATCGTTTTGGCGGGTCTGAGTGCTGTAGACTTTATTTGCGTGTTTGATGAAGATACTCCTTATGAACTCATTAAAGCATTGGAACCAAATGTCTTGGTGAAGGGAGGAGATTGGCGTCCGGATCAGATTGTTGGTGCGGATATAGTTTTGACATCCGGAGGAATCGTTAAAAGTCTGAATTTCGTTGAAGGTCTTTCCAGCACAAATATAATAGATAAAATGAGGAATTCCCAATGAGCCCGGAGGAAATCCAGGATACTGGGATTGTGACATCTGTAAGTGGAAACACCGTCGTTGTGGAACTGCAGCGCGGAAACGGATGTAAGTCTTGCGCCATGCATGGCTTGTGCTTTAGCAAAGGGAAAGCCGCCTTTTTGGAACTGGAAAGCTCTCTGAAGCTGGAAATCGGAGACAGCGTAGAGCTGGAAATATCCCCCTCTGGCAGAGTATTGGCAAGCCTCTTGATCTTCATTGTACCAATTGTCTTTTTGTTTATAGGGTTTTTACTCGCTAATATATGGATGAACGAACTCAGCAGTATAATTCTTGCATTTGCCTCTATGGCGCTTAGTTTCTTTATTATCCGCCTCTGCGATAATCGCTGGGGGAAGAAGTTAAAAATCGAGATTGTGAGGAAATTGTGAAAATCCACTTGAATGAGATGGTCTTCTACGGTTATCATGGCGTTCATGATGAAGAACGCAAACTGGGGCAACGCTTTATCGTAAGCAGTACTTTGTATACAGATCCCGAGTTGGACGCCCACATCCGTAGCCTGGAAGATACTGTGGATTATACCAAAGTCTATGCCGATATCAAAGAGATCATGGAATCCCGGCAGTTTCAGCTTCTAGAGTGTTGTGCGAACAGTATTGCAGATCGGCTATTATCAGAATACCGTCTCATTGAGAGCCTCAGCATCCGAATTCAAAAGCCATCCGTACCCATTCAGGGCAGCCTGAGGAGCGTGGAAGTAGAGGTTTTCCGAAAGCGCTGATGAAGTATTATCTGCTATTGGGGTCAAACATGGAGGATCCTCCCATGCAACTGGCACTAGCATGTAAAGAAATTGCCGCCTTGGCGGAATCCTCCATCGTTCGCGAAACCCGAGTCTTACGAACAAAGCCATACGGAAAAACTGATCAGGGTGACTTCTATAACATGGTTCTGGAGCTGGAAAGTAGCTTGGAACCTAATGTTCTGCTGGAGAAGCTTCTGCTCATCGAACAAAGAATGGGACGCATTCGCACAGAAAAATGGGGTCCCAGAGTTATAGATATAGACATACTGCTTGCCGATGATACCATCATGAACGAGAGTGAGTTGTGTATTCCACACAGTGATCTGCAAAACAGAGCATTTGCCCTCTTTTTGCTATGTGAACTTGTGCCGGATGCCATCCACCCGGTCTATAATAGAACTATGCGTGAGCTGCTCTACAGCTTGCCTGGAGGATATACATGAAGCCACTAGCAGCAATAGTATTAGCTGCCGGTAAGGGCACCCGGATGAAATCTGAACGTGCCAAAGTGACCTTTCCCATTGCCGATAAAGCAATGGTACAACGTGTTGTAAATACAGCCTTGGAGCTTGATTGCGCAAAGATCTGTGTGGTAGTAGGTTGGGAAAAGGATACTGTAATAGCTGCCCTGGTTGATGATGAGCGGTTGGAGTTTGTGGAACAAGCAGAACAACTGGGCACCGGACACGCAGTTCAAATGGCCGCCGAGAGCTTTGCATCCTTTACAGGAGATGTATTGATCCTGTGTGGTGATGTTCCCCTGCTCTCTGCAGAAACAGTTCGCCAACTGCACGAAAAACATGTACAAAGCGGTGCAGCTGCAACCGTTTTAACCGCCGTGCTGGAAGACGCTGGAAAGTATGGCCGTATGTTGCGTGATGATAATGGGCACATTCGCGGTATAGTGGAATTCAAGGATGCCAGCCCCATGCAACGTGAGATCAAGGAGTTCAACACCGGCATCTATTGTTACAAAGCGGAGAAACTCTTTGCCGCGCTTAGCAAGATCAATAACAATAATGAGCAAAAAGAGTACTATCTCACCGATACCATAGGCATTCTATATGATGCTGGGGGAATGGTGGAAAATGTAATTCTGAAAGACCTTATGGAGGTTTCCGGAGTTAACTCTCAGGAGCAACTGGCTTATCTGGAAGATGTGTATCTGGATAAAATCCGTAAGAAATGGCTGAATAACGGAGTGATGATGCATAATCCTCAAACCATTCATATAGGAGACGATGTTGTCATCGAAGCGGATGTTGAGATCGGTCAGGGTTGTGTATTGAAGGGTCATAGCACCATCGAAAGCGGTGTAGTTTTAGGTCCCAATTGCATCATCCAAAACTCTGTAATCTCGAACGACAGTATCCTTTTGGGACACAATATCATAGTTGATAGCTTCATTAAAGAACACGAAATGCTGGAATTCGGTTCCCGCGTGATTGAAGAAGAGGATTATGAATAAGAAATACCTGTACTCTCCCTGGCGCTTGGATTACATCCTGGGCGAAAAGCCCGAAGATTGTGTGATGTGCAGAGCAAAAGACACAGAGCATGATGAAGAGAATCTGATCCTCTACCGGGGCAGGTATTGCTATGTAATGCTCAATTGTTATCCTTACAACAACGGACACTTGATGATAGTCCCATATCTGCATGTAAGCAACATAAACGATCTGGATACAGAAACGTGGCATGAAGCCTGCGATTTGGTCTGCATCTGTGAAACAGCTTATAGGGAAGCCTACAATCCCGATGGCATCAATATCGGCATCAATCTCGGGACTGCAGCCGGGGCTGGCATTGCTGAGCACCTCCACATCCACATGGTTCCGCGTTGGAACGGGGATAGTAATTTTATGACTGTAGTGTCCGGAGAAAGGGTAATACCAGAGGCTTTCGAGATCAGTTATGAACGTCTGTGCAGCCGCATCCGGAAGCTGGCAAAAAACGATGAATGAACCGTTCGATTTGACAAATAGTGCAGGTAAAAAAAAGTGGTACTCCAAAGCATGGATATGGTATCTGGTGATTTCGGTGGTGCTTGCCACACTTGTGTATCTAGTGATATCCAGAGCGGGTGGAGATGCTGCGCTACCAAAAGTCTATGAAGAAGATCAGCTTCCAGCCATCAAGGTGCAGGTGCTAAACGGTTGCGGTTACGAACAGCTGGCATCCGAATTCGCTTCCTCCCTGGCGGATAAAAACATAGATGTAATCAGCGTTGGCGACACTCCGAAGCCCATCTACGACAAGAGCATCATTGTGATACGTAAAGGTGACAAAGAGGATCTATCGAGATTACAGCGCATGACTGGTATCCAACGCTGGACAAGTGCCCTAAACGAGTACCATAATGCCGAATTCGACATTATCGTGGGGCGAGATTACGAAGAGTTTATGAAATAGATTGGAGGAGATATTGCAGGACAATATCAAAATTGAGGCCATTCTGGAATGGCTGACGGCTAAAAAAGCCGAGAATATCCGCGTTTACGAAGTGCAAGGTAAGACCGATTATACTGATGTGATCGTGGTGTGCGAGGGAAGTGCGGATCTGCACAATAAAGCCATAGCCACACATCTGATCGATATGGCCAAAGAGAATCATCTGAAAGTACTTAGTAAAGAAGGTATAGATTCTGCCCAATGGATCCTGATTGATATCGGAGACGTGGTAGTGCACATATTTCTACCTCAGACCCGAGATTATTATAAGATTGATGAACTATTCGATAAAGTGCGAAACCGTAACCCCGAAGAGGAAATACAATGATCAAGGACATTATTCACGATCATCTGACCGGTTGCCTGCAAAAAATGGGTATCTCTCATGAGAAAGAGTTTACTGTAGAGATACCGAACAACACCGAGCACGGAGATTACTCCTCGAACTGTGCCATGGTGCTGGCCAAGGAAAACAAGAAATCTCCCAAAAGTCTGGCTGAAAGCATCATCAAAGAACTGAAGAAGAACAAGAACTACAAAAAGATCGAGATTGCCGGACCCGGCTTCATCAATTTCTATCTGGCACCAAGCTTCTTCCAAAAGATCTTCTGGGACATCCGTGAAGCCGGCGAAAACTATGCTGATGCAGATTTCGGCCAAGGTGAAAAAGTCTTGCTGGAATTTGTAAGTGCAAATCCCACGGGTCCGCTGAATATCGTAAATGCCCGTGCTGCAGCTTTTGGAGATACGCTTTACCGTGTCATGAAAAAAGTGGGATACCTCCCTTCCCGGGAATTCTATGTGAATGATGCTGGTAATCAAGTGGATATTCTGGCAGAATCGCTGGAATTGCGTTTGCGTGAACTGCATGGAGAAAACATAGGTGAATTCCCTTATGAAGCCTATCACGGAGACTATGTAGTGCATCTGGCTCAAAAGCTGAACGCTACCGAGGGCGTGCGCATCTTTATGATGACAGAAAAGGATCGTATGGATCATCTGAAGGAATATGCCTTAAATGAACTCTTGGAAATGCAACGGCTCTCTCTTGAGCGCTTCGATGTAACCTTTGAGGGCTGGGTATCCGAGAAGACACTAAGGGCCGAAGGTGTGGTGGAAGAAGTGCTTTCCTACCTAACCGAAGCCGATTGTACATACGAGAAAGACGATGCCATCTGGTTTGCTTCCACCAAATTCGGAGATGACAAAGACAGAGTATTGATGAAGTCAGACGGGTCTATTACCTATTTTGTACCCGATTTGGCATATCATCTCACAAAGATCCAACGTGGATTTGATACTCTGATCGATGTACTGGGACCGGATCACCACGGTTACGTACCCAGAATTAAAGCCGCTTTCCAAGCCTTGGGTTACGACGATAAGATACTGGAAATCATCTTCCTGCAGCAGGTAAACCTATTCGAAAGCGGTGAGCGCGTAAAGATGAGTAAACGCGCTGGAAAGATCATCAGCATGGACGATCTTATAAACGTGGTAGGAAAAGACTCCGCACGCTATTTCTTCATAGCCAGAAAGGCCAATGCGCACTTAAATTTCGACTTGGAACTGGCCATGCAACAAAACAACGAAAATCCCGTGTACTATTGCCAATACGCTCATGCCCGCATCTGCAGCATCATCAAAAAGGCAAAGAAAGATAAGATATGGCCCAAGAACTTTAAACAAGAGCTGCTCTCGAAGCTAAATAAAACTGAGGAACTGGCGATCATCCAGAAACTGAGTGACCTACCGGAATTGCTTACTCTTATCGCCATTCACAGAGAGCCACATCGCCTGGCCACATATATCGAAGAACTAGCTGCAATGATTCATAAGTATTACGCTCGCTATCAGATCGTGAGCACCAAGAGCAAAGAACTATCCCAAGCCAGACTGATGCTTTTGGATACTACCAAACAAGTGATGGCAATAGTCTTCAACCTGATGGGAATCTCCGCTCCGGAAAAGATGTAAAATAATGAAGCGCGTAATGCGTGATATGAAAAAAGAAGATCTGGATGCGGTGGTCGGGATCGAAAGTCGTGCTTTCACCGATCCCTGGCCTAAACAGGCTTTTGAAGATATCATTTCCATGCGGTCTTGGGTACTGGAAGTGGATGATAGCCTGTGTGGATACATCCTTTACCACAAAGTCCTGGATGAAGCAATGGTACTGAACTTTGCCATCGATCCTTGCTTACAGGGGTTAGGATATGGTGATTACCTGCTCAAACACAGCCTTGACAAATTGGCAGCAGAAGGTTGCTGCCATTTCTATCTGGATGTGCGTAAAAGCAACCAAATCGCGCTGAAGCTTTATACCAAACACGGTTTCCTAGCTTTGGGCACACGAAAACAATATTATGACCATCCCGCGGAAGACGCCATTGTTATGGGCATGAAACTTCCCGAAATCTCACGGGAGAATATATGACATACGAATATGATTATCTGGTACTGGGCAGCGGCATAGCCGGCCTGGTATTTGCTCTACAAGCATCAAATAAAGGGAAAGTAGCCATCGTAAGCAAAAAAGGCCTCTACGATTGCAATACAGATTATGCCCAGGGAGGCATCGCAGCCGTATTGGATGCCACCGATTCATTTGCCGAACACATTGAAGATACATTCACCGCAGGGGCTGAACTGGGAAAAAAACAAGTGATCCGTCAGATCATCGAGCAAGGCCCAAAGCTGATCCAATATCTCATCGATTTAGGTACAGATTTTACTCGAATAGACGATACCTACGACCGGAGGCTGGAAAACCTCTCCCTCACCATGGAAGGAGGCCATACTCACCGCCGGGTAGCCTACGCTGCAGATAGCACGGGGCATCAGATCATGCAAGCCCTCATCTCTCAATGCCGTCAAAATGCCTCCATCGACATCTATGAAAACCGCATTGCCATAGACCTGATAACCCAGCATCACGTTACAAACGACGATGGCTTCATTCCTGGAATTTCCTGCTGGGGAGCCTATGTGCTGGATTCCTCGAACAACCAAGTGGACATCTTCAAAGCCCGTAAAACGATGCTTGCCACTGGTGGTGCGGCACAAGTATATAACCACAATACCAATCCCGATGTAGCCACTGGAGACGGCATGGCGATGGCGCGCTTGGCAGGTGGACGACTGGCCAACATGGAATTCGTGCAGTTTCATCCCACCGCCTTTTGGAGCTCAGAAGGCGAGACTTTCCTGATCACAGAGGCCCTGCGCGGAGAGGGGGCAATCCTGAAACTAAGTGACGGCAGTCCCTTCATGGAACATTATCATCCGAAGGGTAATCTGGCCCCTCGCGATATTGTGAGTCGTGCCATAGATAGCGAATTAAAACGCCGAGGTGAGAAATTCTGTTGGCTGGATGCGACTGGAATTCCCAAAGAAAAACTTCTGAAGCATTTTCCCTATATTGACAGTCGCTTGCGCGAACGTGGTATTGATTTCAGTCTCCAGCCTATTCCTGTAGCTCCCGCAGCACACTATTTCTGTGGCGGAGTGATCTCTACCATCGACGGAATCACGGATATCCGCAATCTCTTTGCCGCTGGTGAAGTGGCATGTACTGGCTTGCACGGAGCCAATCGTCTAGCCTCAAACTCTCTTTTGGAAGCCTTGGTAGTTGCATACAACGCCGCAAATCACCCCTCGATGGATGATGAGGTACAATTCCCCAAAATACCTTCCTGGCGTTTGATGGGAGATTTCAACGCCAACGAATGGGTTATCATCAGCCACAACCGCGAGATTATCGGCACCATCATGCAAGGATATGTTGGCATTCGCCGCTCCCGGCGCTTATTGAAGTATGCCTTATCACGTTTGGAGAATATCTACAACGAAATTAATAACTTCTATCAACACAATGCCGTGCGCAGGGAAGTAGTGGAAACTAGGAATATGGCGGTGATTGCCATAGCTGTGATCCGCAGCGCACTATCCCGAAAAGAAAGCCGGGGAGCGCATTATCTGATTGATCAACCTCAACGCGACGACCTCCACTATATGCACGACACCATCATCTAAGGAGAGCAGATGCGAGGATTATTCATCACATTCGAGGGCATTGAAGGCAGCGGCAAAAGTACTCAGGTAAAACTGCTGGTAAAATACCTTGAGGAGCTTCATCTACCCTATATTACCACGCGTGAACCAGGGGGAACTCCT contains:
- the plsY gene encoding glycerol-3-phosphate 1-O-acyltransferase PlsY gives rise to the protein MNAPEYLMLILAYFLGSIPIGLLVARIFYHRDIRKEGSGNIGATNALRQFGTKVGVFVLIMDMMKGVGAVLLARHFWGLAHPLVSVCGLLVILGHVFSIWLKFKGGKGVATAAGVFAALAPMSLIIAVLVFILVVVRSRYVSLGSILAAVVFAICTYLMELLSPKPDWGLLILTALIVLMIVFRHIENIKRLVKGEENKISFSKRGRS
- the purF gene encoding amidophosphoribosyltransferase; amino-acid sequence: MCGILGIFSNSSAAKLAALGLFAIQHRGQESCGMAVSDGKVIRLRKKMGLIKEVFSDAELAKLPGNVAVGHVRYPTKGSATEFNTQPHLVETLAGPTYALASNGDLVNYHSMRRYLEEQNVYFKSDNDGELLVKYIAWQVMRKGEGIIEAIRHLMRDIKGAYSTVLCTRDALYMFRDPYSIRPMVWGKMADSTVVVASESCALDALGVTDRQEIPSAGIVKVSSEGIRIIENDPNLYRNISHPQHCIFEHIYFSRPDSFHFGEDVYRVREKIGAALAARDKDLEADYVVPVPDSSNFIGLGYSIASNIPLSLGLIRNHYIGRTFIKPEQTIRDESVLQKFNLLPNFFTGKKIVLIDDSIVRGTTIRKIVNLIKNAGVAEVHLRIGSPQVKYSCYYGIDTPSSDELVANRYDLEQIRQRVQVDSLKFVDINDLLACTQSPKDYCLACFNGDYPLGKGEEEE
- the rfaE1 gene encoding D-glycero-beta-D-manno-heptose-7-phosphate kinase, giving the protein MDIQELGTRIKGLKTIVLGDMMLDCYLWGKVQRISPEAPVPVIEINREEYRLGGAANVALNLASLGAEVFPIGLMGTGSNSRILKKLFKQHGLNSSGLIPEKGRKTTIKTRIGAVNQQIVRIDIEDRIDASPESKDTILQLLRDKLEHSDLLIIEDYNKGLLNEGLITSTLQLCKKHNVLVAVDPKQKNFFSYCKVDIFKPNYVELQSNLGRHFESDEEFFEGAAQVQKKLGCKYLVVTHGAKGMYIFSAKSQMLHLPSCAREVYDVSGAGDTVISALGLAFASGEDILTAARFANHAAGVVCGKMGTATASIKEILDYARA
- the rfaE2 gene encoding D-glycero-beta-D-manno-heptose 1-phosphate adenylyltransferase; amino-acid sequence: MPGLEDKILKLEEALLICRQERQAGKKLVFTNGCFDILHAGHVRYLREAKALGDILIVGLNSDASVRRLKGNSRPVNNQIDRAIVLAGLSAVDFICVFDEDTPYELIKALEPNVLVKGGDWRPDQIVGADIVLTSGGIVKSLNFVEGLSSTNIIDKMRNSQ
- a CDS encoding SoxR reducing system RseC family protein; this encodes MSPEEIQDTGIVTSVSGNTVVVELQRGNGCKSCAMHGLCFSKGKAAFLELESSLKLEIGDSVELEISPSGRVLASLLIFIVPIVFLFIGFLLANIWMNELSSIILAFASMALSFFIIRLCDNRWGKKLKIEIVRKL
- the folB gene encoding dihydroneopterin aldolase; translated protein: MKIHLNEMVFYGYHGVHDEERKLGQRFIVSSTLYTDPELDAHIRSLEDTVDYTKVYADIKEIMESRQFQLLECCANSIADRLLSEYRLIESLSIRIQKPSVPIQGSLRSVEVEVFRKR
- the folK gene encoding 2-amino-4-hydroxy-6-hydroxymethyldihydropteridine diphosphokinase — encoded protein: MKYYLLLGSNMEDPPMQLALACKEIAALAESSIVRETRVLRTKPYGKTDQGDFYNMVLELESSLEPNVLLEKLLLIEQRMGRIRTEKWGPRVIDIDILLADDTIMNESELCIPHSDLQNRAFALFLLCELVPDAIHPVYNRTMRELLYSLPGGYT
- a CDS encoding NTP transferase domain-containing protein — translated: MKPLAAIVLAAGKGTRMKSERAKVTFPIADKAMVQRVVNTALELDCAKICVVVGWEKDTVIAALVDDERLEFVEQAEQLGTGHAVQMAAESFASFTGDVLILCGDVPLLSAETVRQLHEKHVQSGAAATVLTAVLEDAGKYGRMLRDDNGHIRGIVEFKDASPMQREIKEFNTGIYCYKAEKLFAALSKINNNNEQKEYYLTDTIGILYDAGGMVENVILKDLMEVSGVNSQEQLAYLEDVYLDKIRKKWLNNGVMMHNPQTIHIGDDVVIEADVEIGQGCVLKGHSTIESGVVLGPNCIIQNSVISNDSILLGHNIIVDSFIKEHEMLEFGSRVIEEEDYE
- a CDS encoding HIT domain-containing protein — its product is MNKKYLYSPWRLDYILGEKPEDCVMCRAKDTEHDEENLILYRGRYCYVMLNCYPYNNGHLMIVPYLHVSNINDLDTETWHEACDLVCICETAYREAYNPDGINIGINLGTAAGAGIAEHLHIHMVPRWNGDSNFMTVVSGERVIPEAFEISYERLCSRIRKLAKNDE
- a CDS encoding LytR C-terminal domain-containing protein, whose translation is MNEPFDLTNSAGKKKWYSKAWIWYLVISVVLATLVYLVISRAGGDAALPKVYEEDQLPAIKVQVLNGCGYEQLASEFASSLADKNIDVISVGDTPKPIYDKSIIVIRKGDKEDLSRLQRMTGIQRWTSALNEYHNAEFDIIVGRDYEEFMK
- the rsfS gene encoding ribosome silencing factor: MQDNIKIEAILEWLTAKKAENIRVYEVQGKTDYTDVIVVCEGSADLHNKAIATHLIDMAKENHLKVLSKEGIDSAQWILIDIGDVVVHIFLPQTRDYYKIDELFDKVRNRNPEEEIQ
- the argS gene encoding arginine--tRNA ligase; this translates as MIKDIIHDHLTGCLQKMGISHEKEFTVEIPNNTEHGDYSSNCAMVLAKENKKSPKSLAESIIKELKKNKNYKKIEIAGPGFINFYLAPSFFQKIFWDIREAGENYADADFGQGEKVLLEFVSANPTGPLNIVNARAAAFGDTLYRVMKKVGYLPSREFYVNDAGNQVDILAESLELRLRELHGENIGEFPYEAYHGDYVVHLAQKLNATEGVRIFMMTEKDRMDHLKEYALNELLEMQRLSLERFDVTFEGWVSEKTLRAEGVVEEVLSYLTEADCTYEKDDAIWFASTKFGDDKDRVLMKSDGSITYFVPDLAYHLTKIQRGFDTLIDVLGPDHHGYVPRIKAAFQALGYDDKILEIIFLQQVNLFESGERVKMSKRAGKIISMDDLINVVGKDSARYFFIARKANAHLNFDLELAMQQNNENPVYYCQYAHARICSIIKKAKKDKIWPKNFKQELLSKLNKTEELAIIQKLSDLPELLTLIAIHREPHRLATYIEELAAMIHKYYARYQIVSTKSKELSQARLMLLDTTKQVMAIVFNLMGISAPEKM
- the rimI gene encoding ribosomal protein S18-alanine N-acetyltransferase, which produces MKRVMRDMKKEDLDAVVGIESRAFTDPWPKQAFEDIISMRSWVLEVDDSLCGYILYHKVLDEAMVLNFAIDPCLQGLGYGDYLLKHSLDKLAAEGCCHFYLDVRKSNQIALKLYTKHGFLALGTRKQYYDHPAEDAIVMGMKLPEISRENI
- the nadB gene encoding L-aspartate oxidase, which gives rise to MTYEYDYLVLGSGIAGLVFALQASNKGKVAIVSKKGLYDCNTDYAQGGIAAVLDATDSFAEHIEDTFTAGAELGKKQVIRQIIEQGPKLIQYLIDLGTDFTRIDDTYDRRLENLSLTMEGGHTHRRVAYAADSTGHQIMQALISQCRQNASIDIYENRIAIDLITQHHVTNDDGFIPGISCWGAYVLDSSNNQVDIFKARKTMLATGGAAQVYNHNTNPDVATGDGMAMARLAGGRLANMEFVQFHPTAFWSSEGETFLITEALRGEGAILKLSDGSPFMEHYHPKGNLAPRDIVSRAIDSELKRRGEKFCWLDATGIPKEKLLKHFPYIDSRLRERGIDFSLQPIPVAPAAHYFCGGVISTIDGITDIRNLFAAGEVACTGLHGANRLASNSLLEALVVAYNAANHPSMDDEVQFPKIPSWRLMGDFNANEWVIISHNREIIGTIMQGYVGIRRSRRLLKYALSRLENIYNEINNFYQHNAVRREVVETRNMAVIAIAVIRSALSRKESRGAHYLIDQPQRDDLHYMHDTII